In Constrictibacter sp. MBR-5, the following proteins share a genomic window:
- a CDS encoding phospholipase D-like domain-containing protein, translating into MPPDHRDPSQALLVPGGNCWRIERADRFALIVDAADYFKTVKAAILNARHSVMLIGWDFDTRIRLEPGVDDQTGPEKLGRFLNWVAKRRPELKIRILKWRLGTLQSLGRGATPLFILNWITLRRIRLKLDGVHPPGAAHHQKLVVIDDALAFCGGIDMTTDRWDTRAHPDHDPLRTNPGGHEHAPWHDATTAVDGALARALGDLARMRWEWATGERLEPPSPDADPWPDRLEPTLTDVDVGIARTLPAIDGREQVAEIERLYLDAIAAAKRSIYVESQYFASRMLAEALIARLREPDGPEILLVNPESADGWLEQTAMDSARSRLLHLIARNDPHGRFAIFHPVTEGGRPIYVHAKVMVVDDRLLKVGSSNLNNRSQGFDSECDLVVEAAPGSLAEAGLRARIAGVRDDLLAEHLGTTPAAVAAAVAEHHGSLLGAVAALNPKTGRRLAPLRPRPLTAVEEAVAETDLVDPEPPKGPWRRFRRRLRRR; encoded by the coding sequence ATGCCTCCCGACCATCGCGACCCTTCGCAGGCCCTTCTCGTCCCGGGCGGCAACTGCTGGCGGATCGAGCGGGCCGACCGCTTCGCGCTGATCGTCGACGCCGCCGACTATTTCAAGACGGTCAAGGCGGCGATCCTCAACGCACGTCATTCGGTCATGCTGATCGGCTGGGACTTCGACACCCGGATCCGCCTGGAGCCGGGTGTCGACGACCAGACGGGGCCGGAAAAACTGGGCCGCTTCCTGAACTGGGTCGCGAAGCGGCGGCCGGAGCTGAAGATCCGGATCCTCAAATGGCGGCTCGGCACACTCCAGTCGCTCGGCCGTGGCGCCACGCCGCTGTTCATCCTGAACTGGATCACCCTGCGCCGCATCCGGCTCAAGCTGGACGGCGTGCATCCGCCGGGTGCCGCGCACCATCAGAAGCTGGTGGTGATCGACGACGCCCTCGCCTTCTGCGGCGGCATCGACATGACGACCGACCGATGGGACACCCGCGCCCACCCCGACCACGACCCTCTCCGCACCAACCCCGGCGGCCACGAGCACGCGCCCTGGCACGACGCCACCACGGCGGTCGACGGCGCCCTGGCGCGGGCGCTGGGCGACCTCGCGCGCATGCGCTGGGAGTGGGCGACGGGTGAGCGGCTGGAGCCGCCGTCGCCCGATGCCGACCCGTGGCCGGACCGGCTGGAGCCGACCCTGACCGACGTCGATGTCGGCATCGCCCGGACGCTTCCGGCGATCGACGGACGCGAGCAGGTGGCCGAGATCGAGCGGCTCTATCTCGACGCCATCGCCGCGGCGAAGCGGTCGATCTACGTCGAGAGCCAGTATTTCGCCTCGCGCATGCTGGCCGAGGCGCTGATCGCCCGGTTGAGGGAGCCGGACGGGCCGGAGATCCTGCTGGTCAATCCGGAGTCGGCCGACGGCTGGCTGGAACAGACGGCGATGGATTCGGCCCGGTCGCGCCTGCTGCACCTGATCGCGCGGAACGACCCGCACGGCCGCTTCGCCATCTTCCACCCCGTGACCGAGGGCGGCCGGCCGATCTACGTCCACGCCAAGGTGATGGTCGTCGACGACCGGCTGCTGAAGGTCGGCTCCTCAAACCTGAACAACCGGTCCCAGGGGTTCGACAGCGAGTGCGACCTGGTGGTCGAGGCGGCGCCCGGCAGCCTCGCCGAGGCCGGCCTGCGCGCCCGCATCGCCGGCGTTCGGGATGACCTGCTCGCCGAACATCTCGGCACGACGCCCGCGGCGGTCGCGGCGGCGGTGGCCGAGCATCACGGCTCGCTGCTCGGTGCCGTGGCGGCACTCAACCCGAAGACCGGCCGCCGCCTGGCCCCGCTGCGCCCGCGGCCGCTGACCGCGGTCGAGGAGGCGGTCGCCGAGACAGACCTCGTCGACCCCGAGCCGCCGAAAGGCCCCTGGCGCCGCTTCCGCCGCAGGCTGCGCCGCCGCTGA
- a CDS encoding AI-2E family transporter, translated as MSRRTVSLVVVAFLLVLLVLIAPDVLLLVFAGVLFGVMLQGGGSWIAAKTGIHYRFGLAIFVVLLVGTAVVAATSAAPALIDQFNELWRQVPDAAGKLAARLDDYSWGKSLLDAIRPRELLSARSGGMAASALFSTFGALGSFVLILFIGIYLAVAPGLYAQGATALFAPSVRPRAHKALRLGVHTLRHWIGAQLISMTVVGVLTGLGLWLLGIPLAFILGALAALLAFIPNIGPILAAVPAVLLAFADGPTTVLWVVGIYVAVQTVESYLITPVVQQESVSLPPVLTISVQLLLGSLYGILGLALATPLAALGLALIGSFYVGDYLNDEPVAAPAPNETGTD; from the coding sequence ATGTCGCGTCGCACCGTCTCGCTCGTCGTCGTGGCGTTCCTGCTCGTCCTGCTCGTCCTCATCGCCCCGGACGTGCTGCTGCTCGTGTTCGCCGGCGTGCTGTTCGGCGTCATGCTGCAGGGCGGCGGCAGCTGGATCGCCGCCAAGACCGGGATCCACTATCGGTTCGGGCTGGCGATATTCGTGGTGCTGCTGGTGGGCACCGCGGTGGTGGCGGCGACCAGTGCGGCGCCGGCGCTCATCGATCAGTTCAACGAACTCTGGCGGCAGGTGCCCGACGCGGCGGGGAAGCTCGCGGCGCGGCTGGACGACTATTCCTGGGGCAAGTCCCTCCTCGATGCGATCCGGCCGCGCGAGCTGCTCTCCGCCCGGAGCGGCGGCATGGCCGCCTCGGCCCTGTTCTCGACCTTCGGCGCGCTCGGCAGCTTCGTCCTGATCCTGTTCATCGGCATCTATCTGGCCGTCGCTCCCGGCCTCTACGCCCAGGGCGCCACGGCGCTGTTCGCGCCCTCGGTGCGGCCGCGGGCTCACAAGGCCCTGCGGCTCGGCGTGCACACGCTGCGGCACTGGATCGGCGCGCAGCTGATCTCGATGACGGTGGTCGGCGTGCTGACCGGGCTGGGGCTGTGGCTGCTCGGCATCCCGCTCGCCTTCATCCTCGGCGCGCTGGCCGCGCTGCTCGCCTTCATCCCGAACATCGGGCCGATCCTGGCCGCCGTGCCGGCCGTGCTCCTCGCCTTCGCCGACGGCCCGACGACGGTGCTCTGGGTCGTCGGCATCTATGTCGCCGTTCAGACGGTGGAGAGCTACCTGATCACCCCGGTCGTCCAGCAGGAGAGCGTGTCGCTGCCGCCGGTGCTGACGATCTCGGTGCAGCTTTTGCTCGGCTCGCTCTACGGCATCCTCGGGCTCGCACTGGCGACGCCGCTCGCCGCCCTCGGGCTCGCCCTGATCGGCAGCTTCTATGTGGGCGACTATCTGAACGACGAGCCGGTCGCGGCGCCGGCACCGAATGAGACTGGCACCGACTGA
- the mltG gene encoding endolytic transglycosylase MltG: MKRLLLVLFVLLAGAGVGAGIWGWREYTAPGPLPTERHIVVERGEGTRSIARDLVDAGVIRHDWTFLAALRLRDVHGQLKAGEYAFPPGISLRGAIDKMIAGDTVVRRITLAEGLTVAEVLRRVGEAEGLTGDPPAVAEGRLLPDTYHYVWGESRAAVVERMRKAMDTALATVWESRPEDTPLATPDELLTLASIVEKETGVASERPRVAAVFLNRLRRGMKLQSDPTVIYAQTRGERPQDGPITRSDLQAEDPYNTYHVAGLPPGPIANPGLASLQAVVAPAETDDLYFVADGTGGHAFARTLAEHNRNVVRWRRLQRAEREKTKDASN, from the coding sequence GTGAAACGGCTTCTCCTCGTCCTCTTCGTGCTCCTGGCCGGCGCCGGCGTCGGTGCCGGCATCTGGGGCTGGCGCGAATACACCGCTCCGGGTCCCCTGCCGACCGAGCGGCACATCGTCGTCGAGCGGGGCGAGGGGACGCGGTCGATCGCGCGCGACCTCGTCGATGCGGGCGTCATCCGCCATGACTGGACCTTCCTCGCGGCGCTGCGCCTGCGCGACGTGCACGGCCAGCTGAAGGCCGGCGAGTACGCCTTCCCCCCCGGCATCAGCCTGCGCGGCGCGATCGACAAGATGATCGCGGGCGACACGGTCGTGCGGCGCATCACGCTGGCCGAAGGGCTGACCGTGGCCGAGGTACTGCGGCGGGTCGGCGAGGCTGAAGGCCTGACCGGCGACCCGCCGGCCGTCGCCGAGGGCCGCCTCCTGCCCGACACCTATCACTATGTCTGGGGCGAGAGCCGCGCCGCCGTGGTCGAACGGATGCGCAAGGCGATGGATACGGCGCTCGCCACGGTCTGGGAGAGCCGGCCCGAGGACACGCCGCTGGCGACCCCGGACGAACTGCTCACCCTCGCTTCCATCGTCGAGAAGGAGACCGGTGTCGCGTCGGAGCGGCCGCGCGTCGCCGCCGTCTTCCTCAACCGCCTGCGCCGCGGCATGAAGCTGCAGTCGGATCCCACCGTCATCTACGCGCAGACCCGCGGCGAGCGCCCGCAGGACGGGCCGATCACCCGCAGCGACCTGCAGGCGGAAGACCCCTACAACACCTATCACGTCGCGGGCCTTCCCCCGGGGCCGATCGCCAATCCCGGACTCGCGTCGCTGCAGGCGGTGGTGGCGCCGGCCGAGACGGACGATCTCTATTTCGTCGCCGACGGCACCGGTGGGCACGCCTTCGCCCGCACCCTGGCCGAGCACAACCGCAACGTCGTGCGCTGGCGCCGGCTGCAGCGCGCCGAGCGGGAGAAGACGAAGGACGCGTCGAACTAG
- the fabF gene encoding beta-ketoacyl-ACP synthase II, producing MRRVVVTGMGVVSPLGCGADACWNRLVEGESGITAIQSFDVSDLPAKIAGQVPRGETAEGRWNPDDWMEPREQRKVDRFIVYGVGAAAMAIEDSGWKPTDEESCERTGVMIGSGIGGLQAIEEAAVLLKDRGPRRISPFFIPSALINLASGHVSIKHGFKGPNHSVVTACATGAHAIGDAARLIAFDDADVMVAGGAEAAVCRLGIAGFSASRALSTHFNDTPERASRPWDRERDGFVMGEGAGIVVLEEYEHAKKRGAKIYAEVVGYGMSGDAHHITAPAEDGSGGFRAMRMALKRAGLNPEDIDYVNAHGTSTPLGDEIELGAVKRLFGDHAYKISMSSTKSAVGHLLGAAGSVEAIFSILAMRDGVVPPTLNLDNPSEGCDIDLVPKQAKQRKVRHALSNSFGFGGTNASLIFAPAP from the coding sequence ATGAGACGCGTTGTGGTGACCGGCATGGGCGTCGTCTCGCCGCTCGGATGCGGTGCGGATGCCTGTTGGAACCGGCTCGTCGAGGGTGAATCGGGCATAACTGCCATTCAGTCCTTCGACGTGTCCGATCTTCCGGCGAAGATCGCGGGACAGGTGCCGCGGGGGGAGACCGCCGAAGGTCGTTGGAATCCCGACGACTGGATGGAGCCGCGCGAGCAGCGGAAGGTCGACCGTTTCATCGTGTACGGCGTCGGTGCCGCGGCGATGGCGATCGAGGATTCCGGCTGGAAGCCGACCGACGAGGAGTCGTGCGAGCGCACCGGCGTCATGATCGGCTCCGGCATCGGCGGCCTGCAGGCGATCGAGGAAGCCGCCGTCCTGCTGAAGGACCGCGGGCCGCGCCGCATCAGCCCGTTCTTCATTCCCTCCGCGCTGATCAACCTCGCCTCCGGGCACGTGTCGATCAAGCACGGGTTCAAGGGACCGAACCACTCGGTCGTGACCGCCTGTGCCACGGGTGCGCACGCCATCGGCGATGCCGCCCGGCTGATCGCCTTCGACGACGCCGACGTCATGGTGGCCGGTGGCGCCGAGGCCGCGGTCTGCCGCCTCGGCATCGCGGGCTTCTCCGCCTCGCGTGCCCTGTCGACCCACTTCAACGACACGCCGGAGCGCGCATCGCGTCCCTGGGACCGTGAACGCGACGGCTTCGTCATGGGCGAAGGCGCCGGCATCGTCGTGCTCGAGGAGTACGAGCACGCGAAAAAGCGCGGCGCCAAGATCTATGCCGAGGTCGTCGGCTACGGCATGTCGGGCGACGCCCACCACATCACGGCCCCCGCCGAGGACGGCAGCGGCGGCTTCCGCGCGATGCGCATGGCGCTGAAGCGGGCCGGGCTCAACCCCGAGGACATCGACTACGTCAACGCGCACGGCACCTCGACGCCGCTCGGCGACGAGATCGAACTGGGTGCGGTGAAGCGCCTGTTCGGCGACCACGCCTACAAGATCTCGATGTCGTCGACGAAGTCGGCCGTCGGGCATCTGCTGGGCGCCGCCGGCAGCGTCGAGGCGATCTTCTCGATCCTGGCGATGCGCGACGGCGTGGTCCCGCCGACGCTGAACCTCGACAATCCGTCCGAGGGCTGCGACATCGACCTGGTGCCGAAACAGGCGAAGCAGCGCAAGGTGCGGCACGCCCTCTCCAACTCCTTCGGCTTCGGCGGGACCAACGCCTCGCTGATCTTCGCGCCGGCGCCCTGA
- a CDS encoding acyl carrier protein, translated as MSDIAERVKKIVVEHLGVDEAKVTEGASFIDDLGADSLDTVELVMAFEEEFGVEIPDDAAEKIITVKDAVDFIKEHAA; from the coding sequence ATGAGCGACATTGCCGAGCGCGTTAAGAAGATCGTTGTGGAGCACCTTGGCGTCGATGAGGCCAAGGTCACCGAAGGCGCCAGCTTCATCGACGATCTCGGGGCCGACAGCCTCGACACCGTCGAGTTGGTGATGGCCTTCGAGGAAGAGTTCGGGGTCGAGATCCCGGACGACGCGGCGGAAAAGATCATCACGGTCAAGGACGCCGTCGACTTCATCAAGGAACACGCTGCCTGA
- the fabG gene encoding 3-oxoacyl-[acyl-carrier-protein] reductase — translation MFDLTGRKALVTGASGGIGGAIARALHARGATVALSGTRLEPLEALAAELGERTHVLPCDLRDAAATDALVGQAEAAMGQLDILVNNAGLTRDGLAMRMRDEDWQAVLDVNLTSAFRLSRAALKGMMKRRHGRIVGITSVVGVTGNPGQANYAASKAGMIGMTKSLAAEVGSRGITVNCVAPGFIATAMTDVLKDEQRTALLGRIPAGRLGDVADIGASVVYLASDEASYVTGQTLHVNGGMAMI, via the coding sequence ATGTTCGATCTGACCGGCCGCAAGGCGCTCGTCACCGGGGCATCCGGCGGCATCGGCGGCGCCATCGCCCGCGCGCTGCACGCCCGGGGCGCCACCGTGGCGCTGTCGGGCACCCGGCTCGAGCCACTCGAGGCGCTCGCCGCCGAACTGGGCGAGCGCACCCACGTCCTGCCCTGCGACCTGCGCGACGCCGCGGCGACCGACGCGCTCGTCGGCCAGGCCGAGGCGGCGATGGGCCAGCTCGACATCCTGGTCAACAATGCCGGCCTCACCCGCGACGGCCTCGCCATGCGCATGCGCGACGAGGACTGGCAGGCGGTGCTGGACGTCAACCTGACGTCGGCCTTCCGCCTGTCGCGCGCCGCGCTGAAGGGCATGATGAAGCGCCGCCACGGCCGCATCGTCGGCATCACCTCGGTGGTGGGCGTCACCGGCAACCCCGGCCAAGCGAACTATGCGGCGTCGAAGGCGGGCATGATCGGCATGACCAAGTCGCTGGCGGCCGAGGTCGGCAGCCGCGGCATCACCGTGAACTGCGTCGCCCCCGGCTTCATCGCGACCGCGATGACCGACGTGCTGAAGGACGAGCAGCGCACGGCCCTGCTGGGCCGTATTCCGGCCGGGCGCCTGGGCGACGTGGCCGACATCGGCGCCTCGGTGGTGTATCTCGCGAGCGACGAGGCGTCTTATGTGACGGGCCAGACCTTGCACGTAAATGGCGGCATGGCCATGATTTGA
- the fabD gene encoding ACP S-malonyltransferase, whose translation MERAFVFPGQGSQAVGMGKALAEAYPAAREVFQEIDDALSQRLSKLMFEGPAEELTLTENAQPALMAVSMALVRVLQAEAGVNLQRRGRFVAGHSLGEYSALAAAGALPVAEAARLLKRRGQAMQGAVPVGVGAMAAILGLELDAVRAVADEAAEGEVCGLANDNAPGQIVLSGDKAAVERAVALAKGRGGKAIMLPVSAPFHCTLLQPAADAMAAALAGASLAEPHLPLVSNVTAAAVTDPGDIRDLLVRQVTAMVRWRESVLYMKAEGVEQLVELGAGKVLTGMVRRIDPDLTGLSVQTPADLDGFVKQL comes from the coding sequence ATGGAGCGCGCCTTCGTCTTTCCGGGGCAGGGGTCCCAGGCCGTGGGGATGGGCAAGGCCCTGGCCGAGGCCTATCCCGCCGCGCGCGAGGTGTTCCAGGAGATCGACGACGCGCTGTCGCAGCGCCTGTCGAAGCTGATGTTCGAGGGGCCGGCGGAGGAGCTGACCCTGACCGAGAACGCGCAGCCGGCGCTGATGGCGGTCAGCATGGCGCTGGTCCGCGTCCTCCAGGCCGAGGCGGGCGTCAACCTGCAGCGCAGGGGCCGCTTCGTCGCCGGCCACTCGCTGGGCGAATATTCGGCGCTGGCCGCGGCCGGTGCCCTGCCGGTGGCCGAGGCGGCGCGGCTGCTGAAGCGGCGCGGGCAGGCGATGCAGGGCGCCGTGCCGGTCGGCGTCGGCGCCATGGCGGCGATCCTCGGCCTCGAACTCGACGCGGTGCGCGCCGTCGCCGACGAGGCGGCCGAGGGGGAGGTCTGCGGCCTCGCCAACGACAACGCCCCCGGCCAGATCGTGCTGAGCGGCGACAAGGCCGCCGTCGAGCGCGCCGTGGCGCTGGCCAAGGGGCGCGGCGGCAAGGCGATCATGCTGCCCGTCAGCGCGCCGTTCCACTGCACCTTGCTGCAGCCGGCCGCCGACGCGATGGCCGCGGCGCTCGCCGGCGCCTCGCTCGCCGAGCCGCACCTGCCGCTCGTCTCCAACGTGACCGCCGCGGCCGTCACCGACCCCGGCGACATCCGCGACCTGCTGGTCCGGCAGGTGACGGCGATGGTGCGCTGGCGCGAGAGCGTGCTCTACATGAAGGCGGAGGGGGTCGAGCAGCTGGTCGAACTCGGCGCCGGCAAGGTGCTGACCGGCATGGTGCGCCGCATCGATCCCGACTTGACCGGCCTGTCGGTGCAGACCCCGGCCGACCTGGACGGGTTCGTGAAGCAGCTCTGA
- the rpsF gene encoding 30S ribosomal protein S6 produces the protein MPYYESVIIARQDMSGTQVEALADQLAAVVEERGGSIAKREHWGLKNLAFRMKKNRKGHYVMFDLDAPSDAIQEMERQMRLSEDVLRYVTIRIDAIEEGPSAMMQARSSRDDRRRGERGDRPERGDRPERGDRDRGDRPERSDRNETTSEGASE, from the coding sequence ATGCCTTATTACGAGAGCGTGATCATCGCCCGCCAGGACATGTCGGGGACCCAGGTCGAGGCGCTGGCCGATCAGTTGGCTGCCGTCGTCGAGGAGCGCGGCGGCTCGATCGCCAAGCGCGAGCACTGGGGCCTGAAGAACCTGGCCTTCCGGATGAAGAAGAACCGGAAGGGGCACTATGTGATGTTCGACCTGGACGCCCCGTCCGACGCCATCCAGGAGATGGAGCGGCAGATGCGCCTCAGCGAGGACGTGCTGCGCTACGTGACGATCCGCATCGATGCGATCGAGGAAGGCCCGTCGGCGATGATGCAGGCGCGGTCGTCCCGCGACGATCGCCGCCGTGGCGAGCGCGGCGACCGGCCCGAGCGTGGCGACCGACCGGAGCGCGGCGACCGTGACCGCGGCGACCGCCCGGAGCGGAGCGACCGTAACGAAACCACCAGCGAAGGAGCATCGGAATGA
- the rpsR gene encoding 30S ribosomal protein S18, with protein sequence MNASAQRSGGGGGGPRRPFFRRRKSCPFAGPNAPTIDYKDIRLLQRFVSERGKIVPSRITAVSAKKQRELAQAIKRARFLGLLPYILQ encoded by the coding sequence ATGAACGCTTCCGCACAGCGCTCCGGTGGCGGTGGCGGCGGTCCGCGCCGCCCCTTCTTCCGCCGCCGCAAGTCCTGCCCGTTCGCCGGGCCGAACGCGCCGACCATCGATTATAAGGACATCCGGCTCCTGCAGCGCTTCGTCTCGGAGCGCGGCAAGATCGTGCCGAGCCGCATCACCGCGGTGTCCGCGAAGAAGCAGCGCGAACTCGCCCAGGCGATCAAGCGCGCCCGCTTCCTCGGCCTTCTGCCCTACATCCTCCAGTAA
- a CDS encoding DUF2232 domain-containing protein yields MPRSVLLALAGGAASGLLYLALMTGTMGGTLFAYLSQVPLFLIGFGLGLSPAVTAGVLATVVVAAAGSVYAGLLFVATSVAPLLVIVRQALLNRPAPDGTIVWYPPGHLIALLSGMAAAGILAAALAFGGGEDGLRAGVRDTLDSALQGMMQAGMDEAERRAFADSLAGFFPGAIGVSWIVMMTVNGSLAQGVLSGFGRNIRPSPPLAELVLPVWPYYALGACLLFAIVASGTVGYIAGNLAIVFAVPFFLQGLGVVHALANRVSARTLSLSIFYLVLIVSGWPALVVTVAGLLEPFAKLRLRYGRPRGPEEE; encoded by the coding sequence ATGCCGAGATCGGTCCTTCTCGCCCTGGCAGGCGGGGCAGCGAGCGGCCTCCTCTACCTCGCCCTCATGACGGGGACGATGGGGGGCACGCTCTTCGCCTATCTGTCCCAGGTCCCGCTCTTCCTCATCGGCTTCGGCCTCGGCCTATCGCCCGCGGTCACCGCGGGCGTGCTCGCGACCGTCGTCGTGGCGGCGGCCGGCAGCGTCTATGCCGGCCTGCTGTTCGTCGCCACCAGCGTGGCGCCGCTGCTCGTGATCGTGCGTCAGGCGCTGCTCAACCGGCCGGCACCCGACGGCACCATCGTCTGGTATCCGCCAGGTCATCTGATCGCCCTGCTCTCCGGCATGGCGGCGGCCGGCATCCTGGCTGCAGCGCTCGCTTTCGGCGGCGGCGAGGATGGGCTGCGCGCCGGCGTGCGCGACACGCTGGACAGTGCGCTTCAGGGGATGATGCAGGCCGGCATGGACGAGGCCGAGCGCCGCGCCTTCGCCGACAGCCTGGCCGGCTTTTTCCCGGGAGCCATCGGCGTTTCCTGGATCGTGATGATGACGGTGAACGGCAGCCTCGCCCAGGGCGTGCTGTCCGGCTTCGGCCGCAACATCCGCCCCTCGCCGCCGCTCGCGGAACTCGTCCTGCCTGTATGGCCGTACTACGCCCTCGGTGCCTGCCTGCTCTTTGCCATTGTGGCGAGCGGCACGGTGGGCTATATCGCGGGCAATCTGGCGATCGTGTTCGCCGTGCCGTTCTTCTTACAGGGCCTGGGCGTCGTCCATGCCCTGGCGAACCGTGTTTCGGCCCGGACACTGTCGCTGTCGATTTTTTACCTGGTCCTGATCGTTTCCGGGTGGCCGGCCCTGGTCGTTACCGTGGCTGGCCTGTTGGAGCCGTTCGCAAAACTGCGGCTCCGCTACGGGCGGCCGCGGGGACCCGAGGAGGAATGA
- the rplI gene encoding 50S ribosomal protein L9, translating into MLMDIVLLERVPSLGQMGDVVKVKPGYARNYLLPQKKALRANKANLAQFEKQRAQLEAMNLERRREAESVASKIDGMTVTLIRQAGDSGQLYGSVSVRDLAEAMQAGGVSVDRRQVQLGQPIKMLGLHTVTVNLHPEVAISVVANVARTEDEAARQARGENVNAPVEEERDFELGAGLEEFLGGAPERDDDNA; encoded by the coding sequence ATGTTGATGGACATCGTCCTTCTGGAGCGTGTCCCGAGCCTGGGGCAGATGGGGGACGTGGTGAAGGTGAAGCCGGGCTATGCCCGGAACTACCTTCTGCCGCAGAAGAAGGCCCTTCGCGCCAACAAGGCCAATCTCGCCCAGTTCGAGAAGCAGCGCGCGCAGCTGGAGGCGATGAACCTCGAGCGTCGCCGCGAGGCCGAATCGGTCGCGAGCAAGATCGACGGCATGACCGTCACTCTGATCCGTCAGGCCGGCGACAGCGGCCAGCTCTACGGCTCGGTCTCGGTACGCGATCTCGCCGAGGCGATGCAGGCGGGCGGCGTGTCGGTCGACCGCCGTCAGGTCCAGCTCGGCCAGCCGATCAAGATGCTGGGGCTGCACACGGTCACCGTGAACCTGCACCCGGAAGTCGCGATCAGCGTCGTCGCCAACGTGGCGCGGACCGAGGACGAGGCGGCACGCCAGGCGCGCGGCGAGAACGTGAACGCCCCGGTCGAGGAAGAGCGCGACTTCGAGCTCGGCGCCGGCCTCGAGGAGTTCCTCGGCGGTGCGCCCGAGCGCGACGACGACAACGCCTGA
- a CDS encoding cyclopropane-fatty-acyl-phospholipid synthase family protein has product MLFAKLLKRIIRKGALRLTDADGHVHRFGGVEPGPVSAIRLHDRRLHSRLALNPRLYIGEAYMDGTLTIEEGTLRDFFDLVGVNAEAFEGSPWQAFFDRMVQLGRPLQQFNPLPRSRRNVAHHYDLSDRLYELFLDKDQQYSCAYFRSDNESLEVAQENKKRHIAAKLLLEPGQRVLDIGCGWGGMALHLAKEADCDVTGITLSERQHAVATRRAEEAGLSHRVRFHLRDYREETERYDRIVSVGMFEHVGALHHRQFFAKVKELLADDGVALLHSIGRMEPPGSTNAWIRKYIFPGGYSPALSETLAAVERTGLWVTDMEILRLHYAKTLAEWKRRFDQNREEILRLYDERFVRMWEFYLLACESSFLYWRQMVFQLQLSKKLNAVPLTRDYMVDRERERMAA; this is encoded by the coding sequence ATGCTCTTCGCCAAGCTCTTGAAGCGGATCATCCGCAAGGGCGCCCTGCGCCTGACCGACGCCGACGGGCACGTGCACCGGTTTGGCGGGGTCGAACCCGGGCCGGTCAGCGCCATCCGGCTGCACGACCGCCGCCTGCACAGCCGGCTCGCCCTGAACCCCCGCCTCTATATCGGCGAAGCCTACATGGACGGCACCCTGACCATCGAGGAAGGGACGCTGCGAGATTTCTTCGACCTGGTCGGCGTCAATGCCGAGGCCTTCGAGGGCAGTCCGTGGCAGGCCTTCTTCGACCGCATGGTCCAGCTCGGCCGGCCGCTGCAGCAGTTCAATCCGCTGCCCCGCTCCCGCCGCAACGTCGCGCACCACTACGACCTGTCGGACAGGCTCTACGAGCTCTTCCTCGACAAGGACCAGCAATATTCTTGCGCCTATTTCCGCAGCGACAACGAGAGTCTGGAGGTTGCGCAGGAGAACAAGAAACGGCACATCGCCGCCAAGCTGCTGCTGGAACCCGGCCAGCGCGTGCTCGACATCGGCTGCGGCTGGGGCGGCATGGCGCTGCACCTGGCGAAGGAGGCCGACTGCGACGTCACCGGCATCACCCTGTCGGAGCGCCAGCACGCCGTGGCGACGCGGCGCGCCGAGGAGGCCGGGCTGTCGCACCGCGTGCGCTTCCACCTGCGCGACTATCGCGAGGAGACCGAGCGCTACGACCGCATCGTCTCGGTCGGCATGTTCGAGCATGTCGGCGCGCTCCACCACCGGCAGTTCTTCGCCAAGGTGAAGGAGCTGCTGGCCGACGACGGCGTCGCCCTGCTCCACTCGATCGGCCGCATGGAGCCGCCGGGCAGCACGAACGCCTGGATCCGCAAGTACATCTTCCCCGGCGGCTACAGCCCCGCCTTGTCGGAAACCCTCGCCGCCGTCGAGCGCACCGGCCTGTGGGTGACCGACATGGAGATCCTGCGGCTGCACTACGCCAAGACCCTGGCCGAGTGGAAGCGCCGCTTCGACCAGAATCGCGAGGAGATCCTGCGCCTCTACGACGAGCGCTTCGTGCGCATGTGGGAATTCTACCTGCTCGCCTGCGAATCCTCGTTCCTCTACTGGCGCCAGATGGTCTTTCAGCTGCAGCTCTCGAAGAAGCTGAACGCCGTGCCGCTGACCCGCGACTACATGGTCGACCGGGAGCGCGAGCGGATGGCGGCGTAG